The Oryza glaberrima chromosome 9, OglaRS2, whole genome shotgun sequence genome includes a window with the following:
- the LOC127784709 gene encoding uncharacterized protein LOC127784709 — protein sequence MASLVPGVLVKLLQHMNTDVKVAGEHRSSLLQVVSIVPALAGSDLFTNQGFYLKVSDSSHATYVSLPEDQHDLILSDKIQLGQFIHVDRLEAATPVPILRGVRPVPGRHACVGNPEDLVVTSSSNFLGNKKAQPTNGLKTTNGLKTTNGLKDTSSLSLEKEKGKLGKINASHKTIGAENKKPMLTKSNSSLSKQALNGLGDKKEAIKSKAKPADTRSTPSSPTSVYSLPASFDRFSNDLKQRNKVKGAEKASSSRLSLLEKAASVLKVTTAGRKSSAGISSSILSIGSGPKALRRSWEGKVDTKGKTNSDSKMTKLEKKPENRGTMATIPRRKPPVDEKVQHKDDSKLQNPAKKTTANAPSDDADKAMKKHPPTVKRTSGISNPNVTNLVKVPPNSKKLTDASNSWTTLPPSLAKLGKELLKYRESAQMAAVEAIQEASAAESLLRCLSSYAEVSSTAEEQNPQPAVERFLALHTALSRAAVITDTLARSSAASVSSPDRSAASDAGTVVSVTDEETATVAAERRRRATSWVSAALATDLSAFGLYNLKPVPATISSPLAVLVVDESAKPAASAAANAVKSSPAKSRMSPAKGKARTGPAATAAATAAPPPLPEWEKGVGAEERVELARRLGDESRGWFLGFVERFLDADVAAAAAPWDRERAARMLPQLKRVNDWLGEIGKRGEATPPPPPEADGEAAAATIAAAPANGGSAVPEETIERLRKKIYEYLLTNVDSAAAVLGGGASAPAPAAPANAKKG from the exons ATGGCGTCGTTGGTACCTGGTGTCCTTGTCAAGCTCCTCCAGCATATGAACACCGATGTTAAAGTCGCAGGCGAGCATCGGTCATCCCTTCTGCAGGTTGTCAGCATTGTTCCGGCACTTGCGGGGAGTGATCTCTTCACTAACCAAGGGTTCTACCTCAAGGTGTCCGATTCGTCCCATGCCACTTATGTTTCCCTTCCGGAGGATCAGCATGATCTCATCTTGAGCGACAAGATTCAGTTAGGGCAGTTCATCCATGTAGACCGCCTAGAGGCAGCCACTCCAGTACCCATCCTACGGGGAGTTCGGCCAGTTCCTGGCCGCCATGCTTGTGTTGGCAATCCTGAGGACCTTGTGGTAACTAGCTCCTCAAATTTTCTAGGCAACAAGAAGGCACAACCAACCAATGGATTGAAAACGACAAATGGATTGAAGACAACAAATGGGTTGAAAGATACCAGCAGCTTGTCactagaaaaggaaaagggcaaGTTAGGGAAAATAAATGCTTCCCATAAAACTATCGGGGCAGAAAATAAGAAACCGATGCTCACCAAATCAAATTCATCGCTGTCAAAACAAGCTTTGAATGGTCTTGGTGATAAGAAGGAAGCAATTAAGTCAAAGGCGAAACCTGCTGACACTAGATCAACACCTTCATCTCCAACAAGCGTCTATTCTCTGCCTGCATCATTTGATAGATTCTCTAATGATCTAAAACAGAGAAACAAAGTAAAAGGAGCTGAGAAAGCGTCGTCTTCTAGGCTTTCCTTGTTAGAAAAGGCAGCTTCCGTTTTGAAGGTTACAACGGCAGGGAGGAAGTCCTCTGCAGGTATAAGTAGCTCCATATTGAGTATTGGATCAGGTCCGAAGGCATTGAGAAGAAGCTGGGAAGGAAAGGTGGATACAAAAGGGAAAACCAATTCAGATTCAAAGATGACCAAACTTGAAAAAAAGCCTGAGAACAGGGGCACAATGGCAACG ATTCCTAGACGAAAGCCTCCTGTGGATGAGAAGGTGCAACATAAAGATGATAGTAAGCTTCAGAACCCTGCTAAGAAGACCACTGCAAATGCTCCTTCAGATGACGCCGACAAAGCAATGAAGAAGCATCCTCCTACTGTAAAGCGAACATCTGGGATAAGCAACCCAAATGTTACAAATTTAGTCAAGGTTCCCCCCAACAGCAAAAAACTGACAGATGCTAGTAATTCATGGACAACACTTCCTCCATCACTCGCCAAATTAGGAAAG GAGCTCCTGAAATATAGGGAGTCAGCACAAATGGCTGCTGTTGAAGCCATTCAGGAAGCTTCTGCTGCAGAGAGCTTGCTCAGATGTTTGAG CTCGTACGCGGAGGTGAGCTcgacggcggaggagcagaACCCGCAGCCGGCGGTCGAGCGGTTCCTCGCCCTCCACACCGCGCTGTCCCGCGCCGCGGTGATCACCGACACCCTCGCGAGGTCGTCCGCCGCATCGGTATCCTCGCCGGATCGCTCGGCGGCCAGCGACGCCGGGACGGTGGTGTCGGTCACCGACGAGGAGACGGCCACCGTCGcggccgagcgccgccgccgggctacGTCCTGGGTGAGCGCCGCGCTTGCCACGGACCTCTCCGCCTTCGGCCTCTACAACCTTAAGCCGGTCCCGGCGACGATCTCGTCACCGCTGGCCGTGCTCGTCGTTGACGAGTCGGCGAAGCCGGCCGCATCGGCGGCGGCCAACGCTGTTaagtcgtcgccggcgaagtCGCGGATGTCCCCCGCGAAGGGGAAGGCGAGGACGGGGCcagcggctacggcggcggcaaccgcgGCGCCTCCCCCACTGCCGGAGTGGGAGAAGGGAGTAGGCGCGGAGGAGAGGGTCGAGCTGGCGaggcggctcggcgacgagTCGAGGGGCTGGTTCCTCGGGTTCGTGGAGCGCTTCCTCGAcgccgacgtggcggcggcggcggcgccgtgggacCGCGAGCGCGCGGCCAGGATGCTCCCGCAGCTGAAGCGAGTCAACGACTGGCTCGGCGAGATCGGGAAGCGCGGCGAGGCgactcccccgccgccgcctgaagCGGACGGAGAAGCTGCCGCGGCCACCATTGCCGCTGCTCCGGCGAACGGTGGCAGTGCCGTACCCGAGGAGACGATCGAGCGGCTAAGGAAGAAGATCTACGAGTACCTCCTCACCAACGTCGACTCGGCCGCCGCAGTTCTCGGCGGCGGGGcttccgcgccggcgccggcggcgccggcgaacgcGAAGAAGGGGTGA